TCACTAATTTACGGCTTCAAGGAGCTGAGCCAGAAGGAGGAAGGAACTGTACGGACTGCGATAGTGCAGGGGAATATCAGGCAGGACGTTAAGTGGGATGAAGCCTTCAAGATCAGGACCATCCGTACTTACTACCAAAAAACGCTGGAGGGCGCAAAGGATGCAGACCTCATTATCTGGCCTGAAACTGCCATGCCTTTTATCTTTGAAGACGAGATCTACGCTAATAAATACATAAAGGACCTGCCTGTGCTTCTGCGGAGCAATCTTTTGTTCGGTACGGTTTCGCGGGACCGTGCCGGCAAGTACCATAACTCTGCATATCTGATCGACAAACAGTCTGAGACCGTCGGAGTATACAGCAAGGTGCACCTCGTCCCTTTTGGTGAATATACTCCGCTTGTCAGGTACCTCCCTTTTCTTGAGAAATTGACAGCCGCCGGTGGCGACTTCTTCCCCGGCGAAGGACACCAGCCACTGCATGCACAGATAGGGAATATCGGCATGCTCATCTGTTATGAGGGTATCTTCCCGTATATCACAAACGAAACAATACGAAACGGTGCGCAGGTGCTTGTTAACATCACCAATGACGCGTGGTATGAACGGACTTCAGCACCCTTCCAGCACCTTGCCTTTTACGTATTCAGGGCAATAGAGACGGACAGGTTTCTTCTGAGGTCTGCCAATACAGGGATAAGCGCCGTTATCGATCCGAAGGGACGTATACAGGCGCAGACCCCTATCTTTGTCGAAACGGTTTTAAGAGGCAGCTTTTCTCTGAAAGACACAAAGACCTTCTACGTGAGATACGGCGACTATTTTATTGCAATACTTTCAGCGTTCCTGATAATCCTGTGCGCAATAAAGTTTATAAGGCAGTGGATAGTCAATAGTGAATAGTAGATAGTAAGAAACAAAAGAAGCAATTTCTTTAAGGAGCTTATCCGCCCTCAGCCGCCTTTCCCCTCACGCCTTACCGATGTTCCACATTCTCTTGCATTTCACCAGGGCATCAGTGTCGGGCTTTCCTGTAGCAAACCGTCGTGAGGCAAGGAAGCTCGGTCTTTTGCGAAGCAAAAGTTCCGAAGCCGAACGCGAGCGATTGGAGCCGCTGGAGCGGAATGAGCGTGTTTGCGGGGAAAGTCCGGCACTGATGATCATCCTGTGAGAAAGGCGCCTTACGACTCACGGACTGTTCAGATCATCTGTATCGTCCCGTCGGGGATGACCAGGACATCAACCTCCCTGCCCCTGTATTGATCGTCGAGGTAATCGATCATGTCTTCCAGGTTTTTATGCCAGAGGAGGTCTTCCTTTTTACCGAACCAGCATTCGTTTGCAAGGTCCCTGCGCCGCGAATAGATATGTACCCTTTTTGTCTTGCCGCTCTTCTTTCTCTCACCGAAGGCGAGGCGCCCCCAGGTATCTTTTCCGAACCTGCCCAGGAGGTAATGGACGACCTGGCCCTCTTCAATGTCACAGAGGATTACGACATCACCGCCCTCATCCTTCAGGAATTCTTCTGCCAGTGAGAGCGCAATGACAGCTTCACTCGCCTTGCCGTACGCGTTCGCTATAACAATATCAGCCTTTTTATCTGTCGGCGTCCTGTAGTGTTGAGCGGCCCTTTCGGTCATCTCCCGATAAAGGCCGTCAGGA
The DNA window shown above is from Syntrophorhabdaceae bacterium and carries:
- the lnt gene encoding apolipoprotein N-acyltransferase, which translates into the protein MMTNVSTDGTRSKFSSFVLRPSVLGPYLPSLYLSCISGVLLVLIQPPVSLYPVAFFALTPLLYAMDQESCQYAFWNGFVCGFISFIGLVYWVVIAMNRYGGINIWLSCLILLLLVLYLSLYTGFFAFAVSYLRKRLTLPVYLSAPIIWVLLEYVRGFLFTGFPWSFLAHSQDRFLHLIQVVSITGTYFISFIIVAVNCIIYNVIRKRSVSAIYVSIIFLLFAGSLIYGFKELSQKEEGTVRTAIVQGNIRQDVKWDEAFKIRTIRTYYQKTLEGAKDADLIIWPETAMPFIFEDEIYANKYIKDLPVLLRSNLLFGTVSRDRAGKYHNSAYLIDKQSETVGVYSKVHLVPFGEYTPLVRYLPFLEKLTAAGGDFFPGEGHQPLHAQIGNIGMLICYEGIFPYITNETIRNGAQVLVNITNDAWYERTSAPFQHLAFYVFRAIETDRFLLRSANTGISAVIDPKGRIQAQTPIFVETVLRGSFSLKDTKTFYVRYGDYFIAILSAFLIILCAIKFIRQWIVNSE